ACGCCGCCGCGCCCGCCGCCTGCACACCGACGATCCGCACGTCCGGGCGCAGCGCCTTCACCGCGACCGCGATGCCCGCGGCCAGCCCTCCCCCGCCGATGCCCACGACGATCGTGCGCACCTCGGGGCACTGCTCCAGGATCTCCAGGCCGACCGTGCCCTGGCCCGCGATGATGTCGGCGTGGTCGAACGGGTGGATGAACACCGCGCCCGTCTCGACCGCGTACTCCTGCGCGGCGGCCAGCGTCTCGTCCACCACCTGACCGTGCATCCTCACCTCGGCGCCGTAGTCGCGGGTGGCCGCGACCTTCGGCAGCGGGGCCCCGGTGGGCATGAAGACCGTCGAGCGCACACCGAGCAGCGAGGAGGCGAGGGCGACGCCCTGCGCGTGGTTCCCGGCGCTCGCGGCGACGACACCCGCGGCGCGCTCCTCGGGAAGCAGCCCGGCGATCCGCACGTAGGCGCCGCGCAGCTTGAAGGAACCCGTGCGCTGGAGGTTCTCGCACTTGAAGTGCACGGGCGCGCCCACCAGCTGGGACAGGTACCGGCTGCCCTCCATGGCCGTAGCCCGCGCCACGCCCGTGAGCATCTTCTGGGCGCCGCGTACGTCGTCGAGCGTGACGGTGGGCAGGGAGTCGGCCGTGCGGTAGCTCATGACTCCAGTCTCGCAGTTCACGTCCGGCCACACCCGGTGTGACCAAGGCCCGAGACTGGTTTGCGCAGCGTCGGTACGGCCTGCCTTCCGGCCGCGTACCCTGTCCCCCAACCCAGCTCCCCACGCATGAATTGAGCCCCCGGCCATGCCCACAACACCTGAAATGTCGATGGACATGACGACCGTCGGTGACACCGGTCTCCTCGACACGCTTCAGCACGAGGTCGCGGTGTTCGCGCGCCGTGCCGAACAGACCCGGCTCGGTGGAGTGGGGCAGGTACGCAACTCCATGGACCGCGCCGCATACCTGCTGCTCAACCGCCTCGACAAGGAAGGCGCGATGGGCGTCAAGGCGCTCGCCGCGAGCATGGGGATCGACTCCTCGACGGTCACCCGGCAGGTCGCGCCGCTCGTCGACACGGGGCTCGTCAAGCGCACCTCGCACCCCGAGGACGGGCGTGCCGTGGTGCTCCAGCTGTCGCCGCGCGGGCAGGCCCGCCTCGACGAAGTGCGCTCTTCCAGGCGTCAGTTGATGGCCGAGTTGACACACGACTGGGCGCCGGAGGAGCGCGAGGCGTTCTGCACGCTCCTCACGCGCTTCAACGGCGCGCTCTCGGCGCGCCAGGCCGCCCAGGGCGTCCCGGTCGCGGAACCGTCGTCGGCCTCGTAGCCGCCCGAGCGGGTCAGCGGGTCAGCGGGTCGAGCGGGTCGAGCGCCCGCTCATGGTGTCCCGCCCCGCGCGCGTGGGTGTGCTGCGGGCTCCCCGCACGCGTGCATGTGCTCCGGACTCTTGACCGGAAGGCCACGTCTGGCCTCATATGAGATCGGGTCCTTGTCGTACGCGGTCTGACATGTCGTACACGGCCGGGTCCCTGTTTCCCTCAGGGTCATCCTCAGGCGGAGGCGTGGTGCGAGAACGGCATGCGTCCCAAGGCGCCCGCCGGGCCCGGGAGTTCGAGGCGTTCGTCGCGGGCGCGGCCGGGCGGCTGCTGCATGCCGCCACGCTGCTGACGGCGGAGGCGCCGGACGACAACCCTCGGGCGCGGCGCCTGCTGACGCTGTCCCTCGCCCATACGTACGCGTCCTGGGACCGGCTGCGCGGCGAGGACCCGTACGACCGCGCCCGGCAGTATCTGGCGGTCCGCTTCGCGCGCGGGGCATGGCACCAGTACGGGGCCCTCGGGCGGTCCCGGGCGAGCGCCGACACGGTGCTGGCCCGGCTGACGCCGCAGGAGCGGCTGGTCCTGGTCCTCAGGCTGTACGAGGGCGTCGCCGAGGAGCAGACGGCGGCGCTGCTCGGGCTCCCCACGGAACGGGTGCGGGCGATCTGTGCCCGCGCGATGGCGACGCTGCTGCACCCGCCGCGCGGTCCGGCGCCGGCGATCGCGAAGGTGGCCCCGTCATGAACCAGCCCGAGCGCGAGGCGGCCGTCCGGCGGATGCTGGAGCAGGCGTCGCCCCAGGTGCCGCCGGACCTGTACGCGGACATCGTGCGGCGCGGCGGCCGTATGCAGCGGCGCAGGAACATCGCCCGGCGGCTGCTGTGGCTGGTGCTGTTCGCCGCGACGGTCGCCTTCATCGTGTGGGCGACGATGGCCCGCCCGTGGGTGGAGCCGCCGTCGGACACGACTCCACCGCTCACGGGCTGGTGACACCGGCCGGTGACGCAGGCTGTCGAGACGGCCGGCGCCACCGCTGGTGACTGATTAACCCAGCGCCTGCTGCAGGTCCGCCAGCAGGTCGTCGACGTTCTCGATGCCCACGGAGAGGCGCACGAGGTCGCCGGGCACCTCCAGGGCGGAACCGACCACGGACGCGTGCGTCATGCGCCCGGGGTGCTCGATCAGGGACTCGACTCCGCCGAGGGACTCGCCGAGCGTGAACACCTTGGCGCGGTTGCAGACCTCGACCGCCGCCTCCTCGCCGCCCGCGACCTGGAAGGAGATCATGCCGCCGAACGAGCGCATCTGCTTGGCCGCGACCTCGTGACCGGGGTGCTCCGGAAGACCCGGGTACAGAACGCGCGTCACGCGCGCGTGCCGGGTGAGCATCTCGGCGACCTTCGTGGCGTTCTCGCTGTGCCGGTCCATGCGCACGGAGAGCGTCTTGGCGCCGCGCAGCACCAGCCACGAGTCGAAGGGGCCGGCGACGGCGCCCATCGCGTTCTGGTGGTACGCCAGCTCCTCGCCCAGCTCCTGGTCGCCGGTGACCAGCGCGCCGCCGACGACGTCCGAGTGGCCGCCCATGTACTTGGTGAGCGAGTGCACGACGACGTCCGCGCCGAGGGCCAGCGGCTGCTGGAGGTAGGGCGTGGCGAAGGTGTTGTCGACGACCAGCCGGGCGCCCGCCTCGCGCGCGATCTGGGCGACCACGGCGATGTCGGTGATGCCGAGGAGGGGGTTGGAGGGCGTCTCGACCCAGATGACCTTCGTCTTCGGGGTGAGGGCGGCCCGTACGGACGCCGGGTCGCTGGTGTCGGCGACGGACCACTCGACGCCCCACCGGGAGACGACCTTCGCGAAGAGGCGGAAGGTGCCGCCGTACGCGTCGTTGGGGATGACCACGTGGTCGCCGGGGCTGAGCAGCGTACGCAACAGGCAGTCCTCGGCAGCCAGTCCGGACGCGAACGCGAGGCCGCGGCGGCCGCCCTCCAGGGCGGCGAGGTTCTCTTCCAGGGCGGTCCTGGTCGGGTTGGCGCTGCGGCTGTACTCGTAACCGCCGCGCAGCCCGCCGACGCCGTCCTGCTTGTAGGTCGAGACCTGGTAGATCGGCGGGACGACCGCGCCGGTGAGGGGATCGGCGGTGTTGCCCGCGTGGATCGCCAGAGTCTCGAAGTGCTGACTGATGTGCCTGTCGCTCATGAGCCCGAGGGTAGTGCGCCCGCGGGGCCGATGACGGCACACGGGTCGTACAGGGTCGCGGACGGTGATCCGAGAAGGGCCCCCGGCGGGGACACGGCGCCCGCTCGGGGCTGCTGCGGTGCCGGTCAGGGCGCCCGGGTTCGCCAATTGTCGGACCCGTCTGGTTCGCTTGTGGCATGGAGATTCTCTGGGTCCTGATGGCGCTGGCCCTGTTCAGCATGGTGCTGCTGCCCGTCCTCCGGCGCCGGCGCGCGGGTATTCAGCAGGTCGCGCCCGGCGATCCGGACGCCGCGGACCCGGCGAACTACGGATTCCTGCGGCAGGAGGAGCTGGACATCCGCATGCCCGGTCCGGACCACGACCTGCTGGACGTGCTGAACGTGGTGCAGCAGACGCAGGACTACCGGGCGGCGTCCCAGCTCCTGGCCGGCACGGAGACCGAGGGCGAGCGGCGCTGGCAGCGTGTGCAGGCCTTCGCGGGCGCCGCGTCGCTGGAGCTGCAGCAGCGCCCCGGCGGGGTCAGCGAGACGCCCGGCGGGCAGTGGCTGCGGGTGTGGCGGGCCGAGAAGCCCAAGGACGCGGGCGGCGCGGCGGTGCACGCGGAGTTCCTGGTGCAGCAGGCGTGGCGGACGTCGACGCCGGGGACGGACGAGTTCCGGATCATCATGGAGGAGGCGCGGTCGGCGTGCGGCGAGGCGGCGCTGCTGTCCCCCGGTGACCCGATTCCGTACATCATCGAGCTCTCCGTGGCCCGCGGACTGTCGTATCCGCAGCCGGAGTTCGAGAAGCTGTGGCTGAAGATCCTGGATCGCGCCCCGGCGCACATGGGCGCGCACCTCGCGGCCCTGCACTACTGGTGCGAGAAGTGGCACGGCTCGCGGGAGGTGGCGTACTCCTTCGCGGAGGCGGCCGCCGCGCGTGCCCCGCAGGGCTCCCTGCTGGCCGCCATGCCTCTCTTCGCGGTCTTCGAGCATCTCCCCGAGGTGAACCTGGTCCGCAGCTTCTACCAGAGCGAGGTCGTGACGAAGGCGGTGCACGGCGCGCTCTTCGCGGTGCACGCGGCCCGCGCAGACGACCCGATGCTGGCGCACGTCCGCCACCTCCTGGTGTTCTTCCTGGTCCGCGGCGAGCGCTGGGCGGAGGCGATGAACCAGCTGGTGCACGTGGACGGCCACGTCGGCGCCCTGCCCTGGACCCTCACCCCCGACCCGGCGGCGGACTACGCGATATACCGGGCCCTCGCGGTCGCGGGCTACGAGGCGAACGGCGGCAACCCGGCGACTCTGCCGCACTGAGGCCTGCGCCTGCGCCTGCACCCGCTCCGCCCCGCTCCCGCTCCCACTCCCGCCAGGAATGCCGGACAGGGGTCGTACGTTGACGCCTCTGCCCCCATCCCCCGGACCGGACCTCGTGGAGAGCGCATGTTCCTGCACAGCCGTAGCCCACAGCTCCCGACCGCCGAGCAGGCTCTGCGCGGCCGACCGGAGCCGATCTTCACCGTCCCCGACCGGCACACCGTCCTCGGCACCCCGCTCCTCGGCCCCTACCCCGAGGGCCTGGAGATCGCCGACTTCGGCATGGGCTGTTTCTGGGGCGCCGAGCGCAAGTTCTGGCAGCTCCCGAAGGGCGTGTACACGACGCTCGTCGGCTACCAGGGCGGCTTCACCGAGAACCCCACCTACGAAGAGGCCTGCTCGGGCCTGACGGGTCACACGGAGGCGGTCCGTGTGGTCTACGACCCCGCCGAGATCTCCTACGAGGATCTCCTGAAGGTCTTCTGGGAGTCCCACAACCCGACCCAGGGCTTCCGCCAGGGCAACGACGTGGGCACCCAGTACCGCTCCGCCGTCTACACCCACACCCCCGCCCAGGCCGCCACCGCCACCGCGTCCCGCGAGGCCTACCAGCGGGTCCTGACGGGCTCGCGCTACGGCAGGATCACCACCGAACTCCTCCCGGCGGAGGGCCGCGTGTTCTACCCCGCCGAGGGATACCACCAGCAGTACCTGGACAAGAACCCGGCCGGGTACTGCGGAATCGGTGGGACGGGCGTGTCCTGCCCGATCGGTGTGGCGCGGGCTGACGGCTGAGCCGACCGGGGCTCGCCCGCCGGGCACCGAGGCACCCGAACAACCTGGCGGGGAAGCAGTGACACGAGGAACCCCAAGTGTCAAACACTTCAGCCTCGTCCAAAAGGAACAGCAGCCACACCCTCCCCGTCCTACGATCCCTCACATGCTTATTCGTCGGGCATTACGGATGATCATCGTGCTGGCTGTGGCCCTCGCCGGAGCGATCGGGGGTGGTGTGGGGTCGGCGCAGGCCGAGGGGAGCCGGTCGTCGTACGACCGGCAGCTGCTGTTCTACAACCACTCCTACGGGGTCCTCGACCGGGAGACCGCCGACGCCATCGAACACTCCGACTACCTGCGGGACTTCGCCAACTTCCAGGTCCGCACCACGACCGGTGCCGGCGGAAAGACGTGGACCGGCCGCTATCTGATGGGTCGCGAGACCTACCTCGAACTGTTCGGAGTCGGTGATCTCCCGGGCCAGGACGGCACCCTCGGCTCCGCCGGGCTGGGCCTCTCGGCCGAGCGGGCGGGAGACCTGGCGACGGTCACCGAGCGGCTGAAGGACGAGGGGGTCACCGACCCCGTCAAGTTCCTCCAGACCCGGGACTTCGGAGACGGTGTGCCGGTGCCGTGGTTCGACACCGTTCTCACCACCAGCGAGTACGACGCCTTCGGAGCCTGGGCGATGGAGTACCGGCCGGAGTACTTCGCCGATCCTCGCGGCAAGACCGAGCCGGCGAGCTTCCCCGGCGACGTCGGACGCGAGCGCTACCTTTCCGACGACTACCGCACCCACCTGATGCGCGATGTGACAGCTGTCCGCCTCGCGGTCACCGAGGGCGACCTCGCCGACACCGTGCCGCTGCTGCGGGCCGGCGGATTCGCGGTCAAGACCACGACGGGCGGTGGCGTCGTCGCGGAGGGCGGCGGCACCACGATTCGGTTCGACGTCGTCGCGCGCGAACAAGCCGGGTTCCAGCGGGTGGACATGACACTCAACCGGCCCGTGAAGGACCGGCATGTGGAGCGGATCGGTCACTCGACCCTCACCATCGGCCCCGGCAGCCACGCCGTGTGGACGTTCACCGACAACGCCACCCGGTAGCCGGTGGGTGCGCGCCCTCGACGAGGGAGCGCACCCGCACGCCACACTTCGAACGGCGTGGATGTCCGCGCACCGGTCTCCACTGCTGGTGCTCCTCGCGCTCGTGGCACACAGGAATCCCGGGCCGTCACCGTCGTCGGAGCAATAAGACCTCGCTCTCCCGTCCTCCACGTTGCTAACCTGCGGGACCGCGCCGGGACAGGCGACGAGCCCTCGTCCAAGGGCCGAAAGCTACGGGGGAGATGGAATGGGCAGGGTCTTTCTGATCGGCGGCGGGTGGGAACCGCAGGCCGCCGAGGCTGTGTACGGGCCTTTCCTGCGCGCGGCCGGCGGCTCGGGCGCCGTGGGCTGCCTGATCATCGACGAGGGCGACGGGGCTGCCCAATTCGCCCGCTACGAGGCCGTGTTGAGGAAGGTCGCACCGGCCTGCGAACCCGTACCGCTCCTGGTGCCCATCGGCGGAGAGTTCGACGTCGCGGCGCTGGACGAGGTGGCCGCCCTGCTGGTGTGCGGCGGACTGACGCCCGCCTATCAGGAGGCGCTCGCCAAGGTCCTCGACCGGCTTCCCCGCGTGCTCGGTGAGCGCGGGATCCCGTACGCGGGCTTCTCCGCGGGGGCCGCCGTCGCCGCGGCCCGTGCGGTGGTCGGCGGATGGCTCTCCGACGGGGTTCCCGTCTGCCCGGAGGACACCGGTGAGGACCTGGACGAGATCGAGGTCCGCCCGGGGCTCGGCCTGGTGCCGTTCGCCGTCGACGTGCACGCCGCCCAGTGGGGCACTCTTCCGCGGATGATCGACGCCGTCGAACGGAGTGAGGCGCCCAGCGGTGTGACCATCGACGAGAACACGCTCCTCGAAGTGCACGGCCAGGAGGCGCGGGTCTCCGGACTCGGCCAGGTCCGTACCGTCCGGCGCGCAGCAGACGGTGGCGTGCTGGTGAGGGCCTACGGCGCCGGGGAGTCATTCACCGTCGGGTGACGGTCAGGCCCCGCCACTGCCGTACGGCCGTGTCAGGATCTCCAGGTTGTGACCGTTCGGGTCGTCGAAGTACGTACCCCGGCCGCCGTCATTGTGGTTGATCTCGCCGGGGCGGCTGTGGGACGGGTCCGCCCAGTGCGTGAGCCCGGCCGCCTCGACGCGGGCGAAGATCTCGTCGAAGTCCTCCTCGGAGACGAGGAAGGCGTAGTGCTGCGGTGTGATCCGTCCGCCCGTGTCCATGAAGTCGAGGGTCACGCCGTTGGGGATCGCGACCGGGATGAACGGGCCGTACGGCGGGCTCACCTCAAGGCCCAGGATGTCGGCCAGGAACCGGGCCGAGGCCTTCTTGTCGCGCGCGGCGACGATCGTGTGGTTCAGCTCGACGGTCATCGTGGACCTCCTCGTACGCGGACCTCTCCCACGCTAGCCCCGGAACCCCGCGCTCCGACCCCCTCCGCCATGCAGTTAAGGTAAGCCTTGCCTTAGCAAATGATCGGAGTCGTTGTGCGCACCTTGGGGTTGAAGGCCGGGTTGAAGGCTGTCCTGGCCGTGTCCGTCGCCGGCGGGCTGCTCGCCGGATGTTCGTCCTCGGACGGCGGCGACACCGGCAAGGGCGGGAGCGGCTCGTCCGACGGATCCCGCAACCTCGTCGCCGGGGCCTCGGAGGGGCCCGCCGTCGCGCCCAGCGCCATGGCCGAGGGCATGGGCGCGGACACCGACAAGGACGGGGCCTTCCCGCGGACCGTCGGGCACTTCGAGGGCAGCACCGAGGTCGGGAGCGCGCCCCGGCGGATCGCCGTGCTCAGCACCGGGCAGCTGGACGACCTGCTGTCCCTGGGGGTCGTTCCGACGATCACCACCCGCGCCGACAACGCCGGGCTCGTGCCGGACTATCTGCGGGACGCGTTCCCCCAGTACAAGAAGCAGCTCGCGAGGATGACCGACGCGGGCACCCGCAACGCGCCCAACCTGGAGACGCTCGCCGCCGCCAAGCCCGACCTGATCCTCGTCAACGACTCGCTCGGGGACCTGTACCCGAAGCTGTCGAAGATCGCCCCCACCGTCGTCACGGCGGGCAACGGCATCAACTGGAAGCGGGACCTGCTGCTCGTGGGCGACGCCCTCGGCAAGGGACAGCAGGCGCGGAAGCTGCTCGACGGCATCGTGGCCGACGCCGCCGCGCGCGGCGAGAAGCTCGGTGATCCCGCCGTCTCGATGGTGCGCTTCACGCCCGACCGCACCCGGATGTTCGGGGTGTCCTCCTTCACCGGGTCCATCGCCGCCGACATGGGGCTCGGGCGGCCCAAGTCCCAGCAGTTCAAGGCGATTTCGCAGGACATCGGGGCGGAGAGCATCGACACCGCCGACGGCGACTGGATCTTCTACTCCGTGCAGGGCGACGCGTCGAAGACCGACGCCACAAGCGTGCTCGCCGGGCCGCTGTGGAAGTCGATGAAGGCGGTCGAGGCCGGGCACACGGTGAAGGTCGACGACGACCCCTGGTACCTCAACGCCGGGCCGACCGCCGCCCGAATCGTCGGGCACCAACTCGCCGAGACCATCGGCAAGTAGCCGGGACCGAGTATCCAAGTGACTGTCCGTACCGCCTGGTTGGCCGTCGCCGTGGCCCTCACGATCACGGTCGCGGCACTGAGCCTCGCCGTCGGCACCCGACCCGTACCGCTGTCCGCGGTCCTCGACGCGCTGCTGCACGGCGGGAGTTCGCCGGACGCGCTGGTGGTGCGGTCGCTGCGGATGCCGCGCACCGCGATCGGGCTGGCCGCGGGCGCCGCGCTCGGGCTCGCGGGGGCGGCGCTCCAGGCGGTCAGCCGCAATCCGCTCGCCGATCCGGGGATCCTCGGGCTGAGCCAGGGGGCGGCCGCGGGGGTCGTCCTCGCCATCGCGTCCGGGCTCGCGAGCGGCTTCAGCGGGTACGTCTGGTACGCCTTCGCGGGCGCCGTCGCCGCGGCATGCGTGGTGTACGCCATCGCCTCGCGCGGCCGGGGCGGGGCCTCGCCGGTGAAGCTGGCGCTCGCCGGGACCGCGCTGTCCGCGATGACGGCCGGGGCGACCACGGTCGTCCTGACGTCGAGCGCGGCCACGCTCGACCAGTTCCGCTTCTGGCAGGTGGGCGCGCTCAGCGGGCGCGACGCCGGGGCCGTCGGGCGGATGCTGCCGTTCCTCGTCGTGGGCGCGCTGTTGGTGCTGGCCTGCGCCCGCGGCCTGGACGCGCTCGCGCTCGGCGACGACACGGCGCGGGGGCTGGGTCACCGGGTCCCTCTCGTACGGGGCTGCGCGGCGCTCGGCGCGACGCTGCTGACCGCCGCCGCGGTCGCCGCCGCCGGGCCGATCGCCTTCGTCGGGCTCGCCGTGCCGCATCTGGCCCGCCGCCTGGTCCCGGGCGGCCACCGTTGGGTGCTGCCGCTGTCCGCCCTGCTCGGGGCGTCCCTGCTGCTGGCGGCGGACGTGGCGGGCCGCGTGGTCCGCGCCCCCGCCGAGGTACCGGCCGGCGTGATGACCGCGCTGGTGGGGGTGCCGGTGCTGGTTGCGCTGGTGCGGCGGAGGACGGTGAGCTCATGAGGCCGGCACGCATCCGCGGCCGTACATCTGTTCGCACATCCGTCCGCGCGTCTGCCCGTGCGTCCACGTGCCTGCCTACGGCGGCCACCGCCAGGTATCCGGGATCGGCCGGGCTGGCCGTACTCCGGCACCGGTCCCTCTCACTGCTGCTGCATCGCCGCTCGGCGGCCGTGGCCGGGGCACTGCTCGTGCTGCTCGGCGCCGTCATGCTGCTCTCCGCGTGCCTCGGGCAGACGTACGTTCCGCCGGGTGAGGTCTGGCGCACCCTGCGGGGCACGTCGGGAACGTACGACCTCGTCGTGGGTGAGCTGCGCGTGCCGCGGATCGTGCTCGGCGCGCTGGTGGGCGCCGCGCTCGGGCTGTCCGGGGCGCTGGTGCAGACGGTGACCCGCAATCCGCTGGCGAGCCCCGACGTCATCGGCGTCGGGCACGGTGCCGCCGCCGCGACGGTGCTGGCGCTTGCCACCGGCGCCGTCGCCTCCCCCGGCGCGCTCCCGGCCGTGTCCGTCGCCGGAGGTCTCGCGGCCGCAGCGCTCGTGTACGTACTCGCCTGGCGGCACGGCATGCAGCCGAGCCGGTTCGTGCTGACCGGGGTCGGGGTCGGGGTCGCGCTCTCCGCCGTGGTCCAGCTGTATCTGACCGAGAGCGAGCTGGACGCCGCCGAGCAGGTCAAGCTGTGGCTGGCCGGGAGCCTCAACGGGCGTGGCTGGGATCAGGCGGGCCCCCTCGGCTGGGTGCTGCTGGTGACCGCGCCCGCGCTGGTGTGGGCGAGCCGGGCCCAGAAGCAGCTGGGGCTGGACGACGACACGGCCGCCGCGCTCGGGGTGCGGGTGCGGCGAGCCCAGCTCGGGGTGACCGGGCTGGGGGTCGTGCTCGCCGCGTGCGCGACCGGGGCGGCGGGGCCGATCGGGTTTGTCGCGCTCACCAGTCCGCAGTTGGCCCGGCGCCTGAGCCGTAGCCCTCAACTGCCTTTGGTGAGCTCGGCGTTGACCGGAGCGGTGGTGGTGGTCGGCGCCGATCTCGTGGCTCGGACGCTGGTGCCGCCCCTGGAGATCCCGGTCGGCGCGCTCACCTCGCTGGTCGGGGGGCCGTACCTGTTGTGGCTGCTGGGGCGGCGCGGGTGAGGAACGGACTCGTCCTCGGACGCCGGACGCCGGACGGGCCGAAACACCGCGCAGGGCCCCGGAGCAGTGCGCTCCGGGGCCCTTGGTGAGCGCCTGACGGACGTCAGATGGTCGCGGTGTCGATCACGAAGCGGTAGCGGACGTCGCTCGCGAGGACGCGCTCGTACGCCTCGTTGATCTGGTCGGCGTTGATCAGTTCGATCTCGGCGCCGAAGCCGTGCTCGGCGCAGAAGTCCAGCATCTCCTGGGTCTCGGCGATGCCGCCGATCATGGAGCCGGCGAGGGTCTTGTTGCCGCCGATGAGGGAGAACAGGTTGAGCGTGATCGGCTCCTCGGGGGCGCCGACGTTCACCAGGGCGCCGCCCGTCTTGAGCAGGCCGAGGTACGCGCCGAAGTCGAGCGGTGCGGACACGGTCGACAGGATGATGTCGAAGGAGCCGGCAAGCTCCTCGAACGTCTTCGGGTCGCTGGTGGCGTAGTAGTGGTCGGCGCCCAGCTTCAGGCCGTCGTCCTTCTTGCGCAGCGACTGGGAGAGGACGGTGACCTCGGCGCCGAGCGCGTGGGCGATCTTGACGCCCATGTGGCCGAGCCCGCCGAGACCGACGACCGCGACCTTCTTGCCGGGGGCGGCACCCCAGTGCTTGAGCGGGGAGTACGTGGTGATGCCCGCGCAGAGCAGCGGCGCGGCCTCGTCGAGGGAGAGGCCGTCGGGGATACGCAGGGTGAAGGCCTCGGCGACGACGACCTTCTGCGAGTAGCCGCCGTAGGTGGGCGCACCGTCGTAGCCGACGGCGTTGTAGGTGCCGACACCGCCCTTCAGGCAGTGCTGCTCCAGGCCCGCCTTGCAGTTCTCGCACTCACGGCAGGAGTCGACGAAGCAGCCGACGCCCACGCGGTCGCCGACCTTGAACTTGGTGACGCCGGGGCCGACCTCGGAGACGATGCCCGCGATCTCGTGGCCCGGCACCATCGGGAAGATGGCCTCGCCCCAGCCCTCACGGGCCTGGTGGATGTCGGAGTGGCAGATTCCGGCGAACTTGATGTCGATCAGGACGTCGAACTCGCCGACCGGGCGGCGCTCGATGGTGGTGCGCTCCAGCGGGGCCTTCGCGGAGGGGGCGGCGTACGCAGCAACGGTGGTCATGCCGGGGGGTCTCCTCAGGAGGGGTCGTGTGCCCGGCTGCCTTCCGGCCGGGCACGAGACCCAGCCTGCCCCATCCCGCAACATTCACCCAGGTCAACGCTCTGCGTACGCTCAGTGGTCCTACTACTGGCGGGGTCAGGCTCTCCTGCGTACGACGGGGAATACTTGACTCATGGACCAACACCCTCGTCAGGAGTCCGCCAGGGAACCGGGGCAGCCGCTGGACCGGCGCGCCGAGCTCAGCGAGTTCCTGCGCACCCGCCGTGCCCGGCTGAAGCCCGAGGACGTGGGGCTGCCCGACTTCGGACGGCACCGCCGCGTCCCCGGGCTGCGGCGCGAGGAGCTGGCCCAGCTGGCCGGGGTGTCGGTGGCGTACTACACCCGCCTCGAACAGGGCAACGGACGGAACGTGTCGGCGGAGGTGCTCGACGCGATCGCCCGCGCGCTGCGGCTGACGGACGCGGAGCACGCGCACCTCACGCATCTCGCCAAGCCCAAGCAGCACAACAAGAAGAAGCGGACGGCGCGGCCCCAGCAGGTGCGCGGTGCGCTGCGGCAGCTCATCGACACGATGGACGGGATCCCGGCGTACGTCGTCGGGCGGCGCTCGGACATCCTCATCTGGAACCGGATGGCCGCGGCCGTCTTCGGTGACTGGTCGGAGCTGCCGCCGCACGAGCGGAACTGGGCGCGGCTGGTGTTCCTGAAGCCCGAGTACCGCGAGCTGTTCGTGGAGTGGGAGCAGAAGGCCAGCGACATGGTCAGCTATCTGCGCATGGACGCGGGCTGCCATCCGGACGACCCGCGACTGTCCTCCCTGGTGGGT
Above is a genomic segment from Streptomyces sp. R21 containing:
- a CDS encoding FecCD family ABC transporter permease, with translation MRPARIRGRTSVRTSVRASARASTCLPTAATARYPGSAGLAVLRHRSLSLLLHRRSAAVAGALLVLLGAVMLLSACLGQTYVPPGEVWRTLRGTSGTYDLVVGELRVPRIVLGALVGAALGLSGALVQTVTRNPLASPDVIGVGHGAAAATVLALATGAVASPGALPAVSVAGGLAAAALVYVLAWRHGMQPSRFVLTGVGVGVALSAVVQLYLTESELDAAEQVKLWLAGSLNGRGWDQAGPLGWVLLVTAPALVWASRAQKQLGLDDDTAAALGVRVRRAQLGVTGLGVVLAACATGAAGPIGFVALTSPQLARRLSRSPQLPLVSSALTGAVVVVGADLVARTLVPPLEIPVGALTSLVGGPYLLWLLGRRG
- a CDS encoding NAD(P)-dependent alcohol dehydrogenase, translating into MTTVAAYAAPSAKAPLERTTIERRPVGEFDVLIDIKFAGICHSDIHQAREGWGEAIFPMVPGHEIAGIVSEVGPGVTKFKVGDRVGVGCFVDSCRECENCKAGLEQHCLKGGVGTYNAVGYDGAPTYGGYSQKVVVAEAFTLRIPDGLSLDEAAPLLCAGITTYSPLKHWGAAPGKKVAVVGLGGLGHMGVKIAHALGAEVTVLSQSLRKKDDGLKLGADHYYATSDPKTFEELAGSFDIILSTVSAPLDFGAYLGLLKTGGALVNVGAPEEPITLNLFSLIGGNKTLAGSMIGGIAETQEMLDFCAEHGFGAEIELINADQINEAYERVLASDVRYRFVIDTATI
- a CDS encoding helix-turn-helix domain-containing protein, with the protein product MDQHPRQESAREPGQPLDRRAELSEFLRTRRARLKPEDVGLPDFGRHRRVPGLRREELAQLAGVSVAYYTRLEQGNGRNVSAEVLDAIARALRLTDAEHAHLTHLAKPKQHNKKKRTARPQQVRGALRQLIDTMDGIPAYVVGRRSDILIWNRMAAAVFGDWSELPPHERNWARLVFLKPEYRELFVEWEQKASDMVSYLRMDAGCHPDDPRLSSLVGELSVHSEEFRRLWATHDVKEKGHGVKRFHHPLVGELTLSFETLKLPDDTEQSLVTYHAEPGSASAEALRLLASWGADATRAGTASPQP
- a CDS encoding iron-siderophore ABC transporter substrate-binding protein, with product MIGVVVRTLGLKAGLKAVLAVSVAGGLLAGCSSSDGGDTGKGGSGSSDGSRNLVAGASEGPAVAPSAMAEGMGADTDKDGAFPRTVGHFEGSTEVGSAPRRIAVLSTGQLDDLLSLGVVPTITTRADNAGLVPDYLRDAFPQYKKQLARMTDAGTRNAPNLETLAAAKPDLILVNDSLGDLYPKLSKIAPTVVTAGNGINWKRDLLLVGDALGKGQQARKLLDGIVADAAARGEKLGDPAVSMVRFTPDRTRMFGVSSFTGSIAADMGLGRPKSQQFKAISQDIGAESIDTADGDWIFYSVQGDASKTDATSVLAGPLWKSMKAVEAGHTVKVDDDPWYLNAGPTAARIVGHQLAETIGK
- a CDS encoding FecCD family ABC transporter permease, yielding MTVRTAWLAVAVALTITVAALSLAVGTRPVPLSAVLDALLHGGSSPDALVVRSLRMPRTAIGLAAGAALGLAGAALQAVSRNPLADPGILGLSQGAAAGVVLAIASGLASGFSGYVWYAFAGAVAAACVVYAIASRGRGGASPVKLALAGTALSAMTAGATTVVLTSSAATLDQFRFWQVGALSGRDAGAVGRMLPFLVVGALLVLACARGLDALALGDDTARGLGHRVPLVRGCAALGATLLTAAAVAAAGPIAFVGLAVPHLARRLVPGGHRWVLPLSALLGASLLLAADVAGRVVRAPAEVPAGVMTALVGVPVLVALVRRRTVSS